The Rhododendron vialii isolate Sample 1 chromosome 6a, ASM3025357v1 genome includes a window with the following:
- the LOC131328792 gene encoding C2 domain-containing protein At1g53590-like isoform X3, giving the protein MGRSPPMFTEMRVLHKPTGDDHLVLELGMNFRTADDMNAILAMKLTRRLGFGMWAKLHLLGMHVEGKVLVGVKFLRHWPFLGRLRVCFVEPPYFQMTVKPIFTHGIDVTELPGIAGYVDNLLAIVFEQTLVEPNMLVVDMEKFVAPQPGKSWFSVDAKEPVAYAFVEVIEAADMKPSDLNGLADPYVKGQLGPYRFRTMTQKKTLAPKWGEEFKVPVFTWESPNVLAIEVHDKDHFVDDALGDCSIKIVELRDGQRHDMWLPLQNIKMGRLHLAITVVEGDRKAPDQSFDIGTPNDNIENISLANDNGIPGMTPKVADIFEPIDIEGQEETGIWVHHPGSEVPQVWEPRKGKSKLVSAPILITGSFKSTATGSNPDDGSSSDESEEGNDKGNRPNKVQRGLNKIGSLFQRNSKKEGASNRTEEELLPSPHANANLKAVNEKEIGVNLILDDNLSVLSPVENSRAEGKDTRERPKGSDQESPRIKSTAPGSNRDDGSSNDESEEGNDKGNQPNKVQRGLNKIGSLFQRNSKKEGASNRTEEELLPSPHANANLKAVNEKEIGGNFILDDNLSVLSPIENARAEGKDTKESPKGSDQESPRKGHVKDTAKSILKHTLSRKGSKKPLVSSETVETEGGIPVGSESSDEGVVPSPACDSGVEGIPVVSKPLSSSGGDSFISEEVNNGDPKKKVCVERPQKIVEEDDDLLVKESSSPRKFDEYSEVGKKEVSFV; this is encoded by the exons GTCTTGGTTGGGGTAAAGTTCCTTCGCCACTGGCCTTTTCTTGGTCGTTTGAGAGTATGCTTTGTTGAGCCACCATATTTTCAGATGACTGTGAAACCTATTTTCACTCATGGGATTGATGTCACAGAACTTCCAGGGATCGCTGGATATGTG GATAACCTGCTGGCCATTGTATTTGAGCAGACCCTAGTTGAG CCTAATATGCTGGTTGTTGACATGGAGAAATTTGTTGCGCCGCAGCCAGGTA AAAGTTGGTTCTCCGTGGATGCAAAGGAACCAGTTGCTTATGCTTTCGTAGAAGTTATTGAAGCAGCTGACATGAAGCCCTCGGATTTAAATG GATTGGCTGATCCGTATGTGAAAGGGCAGCTTGGTCCTTACAGATTCAGGACTATGACACAAAAGAAAACACTGGCTCCAAAGTGGGGTGAGGAATTTAAGGTCCCCGTTTTCACATGGGAGTCACCTAACGTACTAGCTATTGAAGTTCATGACAAAGATCATTTTGTTGACGATGCTCTCGG AGATTGTTCTATCAAAATTGTTGAACTTAGGGATGGCCAGAGGCATGACATGTGGTTGCCTCTTCAGAACATTAAAATGGGCAGATTGCATCTAGCTATTACTGTAGTCGAAGGAGACAGGAAG GCACCAGATCAGTCATTTGATATTGGAACACCGAACGACAACATCGAAAATATTTCCTTAGCGAATGATAATGGAATACCAGGAATGACTCCAAAAGTGGCAGATATATTTGAACCCATCGATATTGAAGGCCAAGAAGAGACTGGGATATGGGTCCACCATCCAGGAAGTGAAGTTCCACAAGTATGGGAGCCTAGGAAAGGGAAGAGTAAGCTTGTTTCAGCACCGATTCTCATTACTGGAAGTTTTAAATCAACGGCTACTGGGTCTAATCCTGACGATGGTAGCAGCAGTGATGAAAGTGAGGAAGGTAATGATAAAGGAAATCGACCAAACAAAGTGCAGAGGGGTCTAAACAAGATTGGTTCATTATTCCAGAGGAATTCCAAAAAGGAGGGTGCTTCTAATAGGACAGAAGAAGAGCTTCTTCCATCGCCCCATGCTAATGCTAATCTTAAGGCTGTCAATGAAAAGGAGATTGGTGTGAACCTCATTCTGGATGACAACCTTTCTGTACTATCCCCTGTTGAAAATTCAAGAGCAGAAGGTAAAGATACTAGAGAGAGACCCAAGGGCAGTGACCAGGAAAGCCCTAGAATTAAATCAACGGCTCCTGGGTCTAATCGTGACGATGGTAGCAGCAATGATGAAAGCGAGGAAGGTAACGATAAAGGaaatcaaccaaacaaagtgcaGAGGGGTCTAAACAAGATTGGTTCGTTATTCCAGAGGAATTCCAAAAAGGAGGGTGCTTCAAATAGGACAGAAGAAGAGCTTCTTCCATCGCCCCATGCTAATGCTAATCTTAAGGCGGTCAATGAAAAGGAGATTGGTGGGAACTTCATTCTGGATGACAACCTTTCTGTACTATCCCCTATTGAAAATGCAAGAGCAGAAGGTAAAGATACTAAAGAGAGTCCCAAGGGCAGTGACCAGGAAAGCCCTAGAAAGGGACATGTTAAAGATACGGCTAAGAGCATTTTAAAGCACACATTGTCCCGTAAAGGGTCTAAGAAACCCCTAGTCAGTTCTGAAACAGTGGAGACAGAGGGAGGTATTCCTGTTGGGTCGGAGTCTTCTGATGAGGGCGTTGTTCCATCACCAGCTTGTGACTCTGGAGTTGAAGGGATTCCGGTTGTTTCCAAACCCTTATCCAGCTCTGGTGGCGATTCTTTTATATCTGAAGAAGTTAATAATGGGGATCCAAAGAAGAAGGTCTGTGTTGAACGTCCCCAGAAGATTgttgaagaagatgatgatttaTTGGTCAAGGAGTCATCAAGCCCCAGGAAATTTGATGAATATTCGGAAGTAGGTAAGAAAGAGGTTTCTTTCGTGTGA